Proteins encoded within one genomic window of Triticum aestivum cultivar Chinese Spring chromosome 2D, IWGSC CS RefSeq v2.1, whole genome shotgun sequence:
- the LOC123053710 gene encoding uncharacterized protein produces the protein MKALAGDSNASAPLLQEAKISIPASSTGGAAEAALLGKGRYKVWALAAIALLALWSMSAASVSLRWSAGDLAAVISGDLDAPLRDDLDSLEMEEREKLVGRMWDMYTRTSDEVRLPRFWQEAFEAAYEELAGDDMQVRDTAISEIARMSAHRLELEQPVNANEEEGKVSIRNNDHGRAKQ, from the exons ATGAAGGCCCTCGCCGGCGACAGCAACGCCTCCGCGCCGCTTCTGCAGGAGGCCAAGATCAGCATCCCCGCCTCCTCCACGGGCGGGGCCGCGGAGGCGGCGCTCCTCGGGAAGGGCCGGTACAAGGTGTGGGCCCTCGCCGCCATCGCGCTCCTCGCGCTCTGGTCCATGTCCGCCGCCTCCGTCTCCCTCCGCTGGTCGGCCGGCGACCTGGCAGCCGTTATTTCAGGGGACCTCGACGCGCCACTCCGCGACGATCTAGATTCCCTC GAGATGGAGGAAAGGGAGAAATTAGTTGGTCGGATGTGGGACATGTACACACGCACCAGCGACGAGGTACGCCTTCCACGGTTCTGGCAAGAAGCATTCGAGGCTGCATACGAGGAGCTTGCTGGTGATGATATGCAGGTCCGCGACACGGCCATCTCTGAGATTGCTCGAATGTCAGCCCACAGACTTGAGCTTGAGCAGCCTGTGAATGCGAACGAG